The following nucleotide sequence is from Borreliella spielmanii.
CTTAGTGAGAGGTATCCAGTTGTTTATACTATTAAAGATCTTATTAAGTTTCATGCAGCTCATCTTCAAAAAGTTTTAAAAATGGAGCTTGAATTGCAAAAAAGCAAGATTCTTGAAAAAATATTTTATAAGACACTTGAGCAAATTTTTATTGAAAAAAAAATTTATAAACTTCTTGAAACAATTTCTAAAGAAGAAAATATTGTAAGTATAATATTGTCAGAGATTTTAAGATGCAAAGAATCTTTTTCAAGGGAAGTTTTGAAAGAAGATGTTGAAAATTTGCTTAAGATTCCAATTAGGAAAATAAGTCTTTTTGATATTGATAAGAATTCCAAGGATATTAAAATTTTAAATAAAGAATTAAGGACTATAAATAGTAATATTTCCTCAATAAAAGGATATTCAATAAATTTTATTGATTTATTACTTGCAAAGTATTCTAAAGATCATCAAAGAAAGACCGAAATTTCTTTAATCAAATCAAAAAATGTAAAAGAAATAGCTACAAAGAATATGAAAGTTTATTTAAACTTAGCAGAAGGTTTTGTAGGGACTAGTCTTTTTGATGGTGAATTTATTGGAAGTGCTAGTTATTATGATAAAGTATTGGTTTTCAGAAAAAATAATTATGTTTTAAAAAATATTGAAGACAAGGCATTTATAGATAAAAAGAATATATGTGCTTTAGTTTATGATATAAATAATTCAAAAGAACAAATATTTTCAATAATTTATCTTAACAAACTTGACAATTTTTATTATGTTAAAAGATTTAAAATAGATAAATTTATTACAGATAAAGTTTATGAATTTTTAGGAGAAAATGATGAATTTGTTGATTTTTCATTGAGTCCTAAATTTGTAGAATTTTCGACAAATAAAGACATTATTAAAAGAATTGAAATTACTAATTTTATAGTCAAATCAAGAAGCTCTATTGGTAAGCGAATTTCAGGTAACAATTTGAAAAAAGTTAAATTTAAATAGTTTTAAAAACCTTTTTTAAATTTAATTAATATGCTACCATATTACCAGTTTTAATAAAGAGGTTTGTTTTTATGAATAAATTTTTAATTGTTGTTTTGCTAGCCTTTTGTGTTTTCTCTAGCTTTGCTCAAGCGGGTGATTCTAAAAGCGCTTTTAATTTGGGCGCAGGAGAAAAACTTTTAATTTATGAAACTAGTAAGAAAGACCCTATTGTGCCATTTTTATTGAACCTTTTTTTAGGGTTTGGAATAGGTTCTTTTGTTCAAGGTGATATTTTAGGAGGTTTTCTTATTCTTGGATTTGATGCGGTTGGTATAGGGTTAATACTTTCGGGAGCTTATTTAGATATTAAAGATCTTAATAGTAATGCTAAAAAAGCTGCTTTTAAGTGGACTTGGGGTAAGGGAATGATGTTAGCAGGTGCGGTTACTATGGCTGTGACAAGATTGACAGAAATTATTCTTCCGTTTACATTTGCTAATAGTTATAACAAGAAACTGAAAAATAGCCTTAATGTAGCTTTGGGAGGGTTTGAACCTAGTTTTGATATTAACATGGGTCAAGCTAGTGCTCTTGGGTTTGAACTGTCTTTTAAAAAAAGTTATTAGTTTTATTTATTATGAAAATGAGTGATTGCAATTTTATATTGTGATTGCTCATTGTAATTAAAAATTAGAGCTTTTATTTATTATTTGTATTTTATTTCTCTACTAAGGTCTTTTTTTATGCTTTTTTGTTTTAGTATTTCTCTTTTATCATACAATTTTTTTCCTTTACATATTCCAACTTCTACTTTAATTATTGATTTTTTTAAATAAAAACTAATAGGAATTAAAGTATATCCCTCTTTTTCTTTAAATTTTTTTAGTCTTTGCAGTTCCTTTTTTTTAATTAGAAGTTTTCTAGGTCTTAATTCATCATGATTAAAGATATTTCCTTCTTTATATTTTGATATGTGTAAGTTTTCAAGCCACAATTCTTCTTTTTTTATGCTTGCAAAGCTATTATTAAATGATAATTTTTTTGCCTTTATTGATTTCACTTCGGTGCCTTTCAGTACTATTCCG
It contains:
- a CDS encoding P13 family porin, whose amino-acid sequence is MNKFLIVVLLAFCVFSSFAQAGDSKSAFNLGAGEKLLIYETSKKDPIVPFLLNLFLGFGIGSFVQGDILGGFLILGFDAVGIGLILSGAYLDIKDLNSNAKKAAFKWTWGKGMMLAGAVTMAVTRLTEIILPFTFANSYNKKLKNSLNVALGGFEPSFDINMGQASALGFELSFKKSY
- the smpB gene encoding SsrA-binding protein SmpB — translated: MNTNTLLLENKKAKFNYFIEEKISCGIVLKGTEVKSIKAKKLSFNNSFASIKKEELWLENLHISKYKEGNIFNHDELRPRKLLIKKKELQRLKKFKEKEGYTLIPISFYLKKSIIKVEVGICKGKKLYDKREILKQKSIKKDLSREIKYK
- a CDS encoding DNA topoisomerase IV subunit A; the protein is MDIRTVLKDNFLQYSSYVIKDRAIASVVDGFKPVQRRIIHSLFEMHDGNFHKVANVVGNTMKYHPHGDTSIYEALVNIANKDLFIEKQGNFGNLFTGDPASASRYIECRLTPLAFDVLYSKEITVYESSYDGRNNEPLLYPAKIPVILIQGSEGIAVGMAAKILPHNFNEILNAVRSELLGETYDIYPDFPTGGIVDVNEYADGNGKVLVRAKIETIDEKTIVIRELPFGETTESLISSIEKAIRKNYIKVSSINDFTAENVAIELSLPRGVYASEVIEKLYHYTNCQVSISVNLLLLSERYPVVYTIKDLIKFHAAHLQKVLKMELELQKSKILEKIFYKTLEQIFIEKKIYKLLETISKEENIVSIILSEILRCKESFSREVLKEDVENLLKIPIRKISLFDIDKNSKDIKILNKELRTINSNISSIKGYSINFIDLLLAKYSKDHQRKTEISLIKSKNVKEIATKNMKVYLNLAEGFVGTSLFDGEFIGSASYYDKVLVFRKNNYVLKNIEDKAFIDKKNICALVYDINNSKEQIFSIIYLNKLDNFYYVKRFKIDKFITDKVYEFLGENDEFVDFSLSPKFVEFSTNKDIIKRIEITNFIVKSRSSIGKRISGNNLKKVKFK